The following proteins are co-located in the Acanthochromis polyacanthus isolate Apoly-LR-REF ecotype Palm Island chromosome 7, KAUST_Apoly_ChrSc, whole genome shotgun sequence genome:
- the LOC110953900 gene encoding proepiregulin-like yields MWICRESTILSLIGVMLIWPYVLTKNVSPRLQADGSSLSAGQREERHHVVKRMTKSCDSTFDDYCLNNGQCMLLVDINEHHCKCVGEYSGPRCGTVRLNDFVVQPLAEEQVVVVVFCVSLLILGLAGALYFCCKWYKKNKFPRQQKRQGYKGVQAVYSVSFTLTPTACAAGKTQTWVSPAFPE; encoded by the exons ATGTGGATCTGCAGAGAATCAACGATCCTCTCCCTCATCG GTGTCATGCTGATCTGGCCATATGTCCTCACCAAGAATGTCTCACCCAGACTGCAGGCAGACGGCAGCTCTCTATCTGCAG GGCAGAGAGAAGAGCGCCATCATGTGGTGAAGAGGATGACAAAGAGCTGCGACAGCACCTTTGACGATTACTGCCTGAACAACGGCCAGTGCATGCTGCTGGTGGACATCAATGAGCATCACTGCAA GTGTGTGGGGGAATACTCTGGCCCCAGGTGCGGCACCGTGCGGCTGAACGACTTTGTCGTTCAGCCGCTGGCCGAAGAGCAAGTAGTTGTCGTGGTTTTCTGCGTGAGTTTGCTGATTCTAGGTCTGGCTGGAGCTCTGTACTTCTGCTGCAAATG gtataaaaaaaacaaattcccACGTCAGCAGAAGCGGCAGGGTTACAAAGGAGTCCAGGCTGTTTACAGTGTTTCGTTTACTCTCACGCCCACTGCATGTGCTGCTGGAAAAACGCAAACCTGGGTTTCTCCCGCCTTTCCTGAATGA
- the epgn gene encoding epigen has translation MLTQRQTYLEKALLFAVLLLLTSAGHSDSAVLQTTATPPLPSDSPLTTQLSNSSMEGPRVQFLHTPCGSDHDNFCSNGGQCVFPQDSVEPSCICTSSYGGPRCMFITEETYVLPEIEELIAIGFGVVMLIFFLAILIYCIALKRCRESAPLIKSAPSEISV, from the exons atgcttacacagagacagacataCCTGGAGAAGG CTCTCCTCTTTGCTGTGCTGCTTCTTCTGACCTCAGCAGGTCATTCTGATTCTGCAGTGCTCCAGACCACAGCAACTCCTCCTCTTCCATCAGATTCACCTCTGACCACGCAGCTCAGCAACA gcAGCATGGAAGGACCACGAGTCCAGTTTCTACACACACCATGTGGCAGCGATCATGACAATTTCTGTAGCAACGGTGGCCAGTGTGTGTTCCCCCAAGACAGCGTCGAGCCCTCCTGCAT CTGCACGTCCTCCTATGGCGGGCCCCGCTGCATGTTCATTACTGAAGAAACTTATGTTCTGCCCGAGATAGAGGAACTGATTGCCATCGGCTTTGGAGTAGTCATGCTCATCTTTTTCCTGGCCATTTTGATTTACTGCATCGCCCTTAAGAG gtGTAGGGAGTCAGCACCACTAATAAAATCTGCACCATCTGAAATTTCCGTGTGA
- the mthfd2l gene encoding probable bifunctional methylenetetrahydrofolate dehydrogenase/cyclohydrolase 2 isoform X3, producing the protein MMLAAAAKGRHAAVVISGTELARQLHREIQRDVEELVAQGNMRPHLGVVLVGDDPASRTYVKNKTRAASILGISSDTVVRPSSVSQEELLELIDKMNRDWRVSGLLVQLPLPEHINERAVCNAIAPEKDVDGFHIVNIGKLCLDQRSMVPATPAAVWEIIKRAGIETVGKNVLVAGRSKNVGMPIAMLLHTDRNHERPGGDATVTIAHRCTPRERLKELTSLADIIIAAAGVPKLITADMIKEGAAVIDVGINRIQDPKTGKLRLIGDVDFEGVKEKAGFITPVPGGVGPMTVAMLMKNTVTAARNALMH; encoded by the exons ATGATGTTAGCTGCGGCAGCTAAAGGACG GCATGCTGCTGTGGTGATTTCGGGAACAGAATTGGCTCGTCAGCTCCACAGAGAAATCCAGCGTGATGTTGAAGAGCTGGTAGCTCAGGGTAACATGAGACCCCACCTAGGAGTGGTCCTAGTGGGGGACGACCCAGCCAGCCGTACCTATGTAAAGAATAAGACCCGAGCAGCCAGCATCCTGG GTATTTCCAGTGACACAGTGGTGCGACCAAGCTCAGTGTcccaggaggagctgctggagctgaTTGACAAGATGAACCGTGACTGGAGGGTTAGTGGCCTCTTGGTGCAGCTGCCACTTCCAG AACATATCAATGAGCGAGCAGTATGTAATGCCATTGCTCCAGAGAAGGATGTGGATGGCTTCCATATTGTGAATATCGGGAAACTGTGCCTGGACCAGAGATCAATGGTTCCTGCCACACCTGCAGCTGTCTGGGAGATTATCAAAAGAGCAG GTATTGAGACTGTGGGAAAGAATGTCCTGGTCGCAGGTCGCTCCAAGAATGTTGGAATGCCCATTGCAATGTTGCTGCACACCGATCGCAACCATGAACGACCTGGGG GTGATGCCACAGTGACCATCGCCCACAGATGTACACCGAGGGAGCGGCTGAAAGAACTAACCAGCCTGGCTGACATCATTATTGCAGCTGCAG GTGTTCCCAAACTGATCACAGCAGATATGATCAAAGAGGGAGCAGCAGTGATTGACGTGGGCATAAACCGGATCCAGGACCCAAAGACGGGCAAACTCCGGCTCATCGGTGATGTGGACTTTGAGG gAGTGAAGGAGAAAGCAGGTTTCATCACACCTGTTCCTGGAGGTGTGGGTCCGATGACAGTTGCTATGCTGATGAAGAACACTGTGACTGCTGCCAGAAATGCACTGATGCATTAA
- the mthfd2l gene encoding probable bifunctional methylenetetrahydrofolate dehydrogenase/cyclohydrolase 2 isoform X2: MMLAAAAKGRLASILPLRHAAVVISGTELARQLHREIQRDVEELVAQGNMRPHLGVVLVGDDPASRTYVKNKTRAASILGISSDTVVRPSSVSQEELLELIDKMNRDWRVSGLLVQLPLPEHINERAVCNAIAPEKDVDGFHIVNIGKLCLDQRSMVPATPAAVWEIIKRAGIETVGKNVLVAGRSKNVGMPIAMLLHTDRNHERPGGDATVTIAHRCTPRERLKELTSLADIIIAAAGVPKLITADMIKEGAAVIDVGINRIQDPKTGKLRLIGDVDFEGVKEKAGFITPVPGGVGPMTVAMLMKNTVTAARNALMH, encoded by the exons ATGATGTTAGCTGCGGCAGCTAAAGGACGGTTAGCTTCAATTTTACCGTTAAG GCATGCTGCTGTGGTGATTTCGGGAACAGAATTGGCTCGTCAGCTCCACAGAGAAATCCAGCGTGATGTTGAAGAGCTGGTAGCTCAGGGTAACATGAGACCCCACCTAGGAGTGGTCCTAGTGGGGGACGACCCAGCCAGCCGTACCTATGTAAAGAATAAGACCCGAGCAGCCAGCATCCTGG GTATTTCCAGTGACACAGTGGTGCGACCAAGCTCAGTGTcccaggaggagctgctggagctgaTTGACAAGATGAACCGTGACTGGAGGGTTAGTGGCCTCTTGGTGCAGCTGCCACTTCCAG AACATATCAATGAGCGAGCAGTATGTAATGCCATTGCTCCAGAGAAGGATGTGGATGGCTTCCATATTGTGAATATCGGGAAACTGTGCCTGGACCAGAGATCAATGGTTCCTGCCACACCTGCAGCTGTCTGGGAGATTATCAAAAGAGCAG GTATTGAGACTGTGGGAAAGAATGTCCTGGTCGCAGGTCGCTCCAAGAATGTTGGAATGCCCATTGCAATGTTGCTGCACACCGATCGCAACCATGAACGACCTGGGG GTGATGCCACAGTGACCATCGCCCACAGATGTACACCGAGGGAGCGGCTGAAAGAACTAACCAGCCTGGCTGACATCATTATTGCAGCTGCAG GTGTTCCCAAACTGATCACAGCAGATATGATCAAAGAGGGAGCAGCAGTGATTGACGTGGGCATAAACCGGATCCAGGACCCAAAGACGGGCAAACTCCGGCTCATCGGTGATGTGGACTTTGAGG gAGTGAAGGAGAAAGCAGGTTTCATCACACCTGTTCCTGGAGGTGTGGGTCCGATGACAGTTGCTATGCTGATGAAGAACACTGTGACTGCTGCCAGAAATGCACTGATGCATTAA
- the mthfd2l gene encoding probable bifunctional methylenetetrahydrofolate dehydrogenase/cyclohydrolase 2 isoform X4 produces the protein MRPHLGVVLVGDDPASRTYVKNKTRAASILGISSDTVVRPSSVSQEELLELIDKMNRDWRVSGLLVQLPLPEHINERAVCNAIAPEKDVDGFHIVNIGKLCLDQRSMVPATPAAVWEIIKRAGIETVGKNVLVAGRSKNVGMPIAMLLHTDRNHERPGGDATVTIAHRCTPRERLKELTSLADIIIAAAGVPKLITADMIKEGAAVIDVGINRIQDPKTGKLRLIGDVDFEGVKEKAGFITPVPGGVGPMTVAMLMKNTVTAARNALMH, from the exons ATGAGACCCCACCTAGGAGTGGTCCTAGTGGGGGACGACCCAGCCAGCCGTACCTATGTAAAGAATAAGACCCGAGCAGCCAGCATCCTGG GTATTTCCAGTGACACAGTGGTGCGACCAAGCTCAGTGTcccaggaggagctgctggagctgaTTGACAAGATGAACCGTGACTGGAGGGTTAGTGGCCTCTTGGTGCAGCTGCCACTTCCAG AACATATCAATGAGCGAGCAGTATGTAATGCCATTGCTCCAGAGAAGGATGTGGATGGCTTCCATATTGTGAATATCGGGAAACTGTGCCTGGACCAGAGATCAATGGTTCCTGCCACACCTGCAGCTGTCTGGGAGATTATCAAAAGAGCAG GTATTGAGACTGTGGGAAAGAATGTCCTGGTCGCAGGTCGCTCCAAGAATGTTGGAATGCCCATTGCAATGTTGCTGCACACCGATCGCAACCATGAACGACCTGGGG GTGATGCCACAGTGACCATCGCCCACAGATGTACACCGAGGGAGCGGCTGAAAGAACTAACCAGCCTGGCTGACATCATTATTGCAGCTGCAG GTGTTCCCAAACTGATCACAGCAGATATGATCAAAGAGGGAGCAGCAGTGATTGACGTGGGCATAAACCGGATCCAGGACCCAAAGACGGGCAAACTCCGGCTCATCGGTGATGTGGACTTTGAGG gAGTGAAGGAGAAAGCAGGTTTCATCACACCTGTTCCTGGAGGTGTGGGTCCGATGACAGTTGCTATGCTGATGAAGAACACTGTGACTGCTGCCAGAAATGCACTGATGCATTAA
- the mthfd2l gene encoding probable bifunctional methylenetetrahydrofolate dehydrogenase/cyclohydrolase 2 isoform X1 has product MAASVSPLRSSFRICSPLTLHHHCCRAKLRTHRKCESQRRHVHQSATRHAAVVISGTELARQLHREIQRDVEELVAQGNMRPHLGVVLVGDDPASRTYVKNKTRAASILGISSDTVVRPSSVSQEELLELIDKMNRDWRVSGLLVQLPLPEHINERAVCNAIAPEKDVDGFHIVNIGKLCLDQRSMVPATPAAVWEIIKRAGIETVGKNVLVAGRSKNVGMPIAMLLHTDRNHERPGGDATVTIAHRCTPRERLKELTSLADIIIAAAGVPKLITADMIKEGAAVIDVGINRIQDPKTGKLRLIGDVDFEGVKEKAGFITPVPGGVGPMTVAMLMKNTVTAARNALMH; this is encoded by the exons atggcgGCCTCTGTTTCACCGCTACGCTCCTCCTTCAGGATTTGTAGCCCGCTAACGTTACACCATCACTGCTGCCGGGCCAAACTGCGGACGCACAGAAAATGCGAGAGCCAGAGGAGACACGTCCACCAGTCGGCGACGAG GCATGCTGCTGTGGTGATTTCGGGAACAGAATTGGCTCGTCAGCTCCACAGAGAAATCCAGCGTGATGTTGAAGAGCTGGTAGCTCAGGGTAACATGAGACCCCACCTAGGAGTGGTCCTAGTGGGGGACGACCCAGCCAGCCGTACCTATGTAAAGAATAAGACCCGAGCAGCCAGCATCCTGG GTATTTCCAGTGACACAGTGGTGCGACCAAGCTCAGTGTcccaggaggagctgctggagctgaTTGACAAGATGAACCGTGACTGGAGGGTTAGTGGCCTCTTGGTGCAGCTGCCACTTCCAG AACATATCAATGAGCGAGCAGTATGTAATGCCATTGCTCCAGAGAAGGATGTGGATGGCTTCCATATTGTGAATATCGGGAAACTGTGCCTGGACCAGAGATCAATGGTTCCTGCCACACCTGCAGCTGTCTGGGAGATTATCAAAAGAGCAG GTATTGAGACTGTGGGAAAGAATGTCCTGGTCGCAGGTCGCTCCAAGAATGTTGGAATGCCCATTGCAATGTTGCTGCACACCGATCGCAACCATGAACGACCTGGGG GTGATGCCACAGTGACCATCGCCCACAGATGTACACCGAGGGAGCGGCTGAAAGAACTAACCAGCCTGGCTGACATCATTATTGCAGCTGCAG GTGTTCCCAAACTGATCACAGCAGATATGATCAAAGAGGGAGCAGCAGTGATTGACGTGGGCATAAACCGGATCCAGGACCCAAAGACGGGCAAACTCCGGCTCATCGGTGATGTGGACTTTGAGG gAGTGAAGGAGAAAGCAGGTTTCATCACACCTGTTCCTGGAGGTGTGGGTCCGATGACAGTTGCTATGCTGATGAAGAACACTGTGACTGCTGCCAGAAATGCACTGATGCATTAA